The proteins below come from a single Iocasia fonsfrigidae genomic window:
- a CDS encoding carbohydrate ABC transporter permease: MRLSKKAAPYVFISPFYILFFIFGAFPIIYSFFLSFHIWDGISPKEFVGFENYIFVLTDPWFWQSVWNSLVIFILTTIPQHIIALFLAFILNSNLVKLKNLFRSSYFLPYITSSVAVSMVFGMLYGEHFGILNAILKYMEKFSLIGAMFNIINLKLPIRWLGEAAWIKPSIALLVTWQFTGWNMIIYYAGLQNIPESLYEAAKVDGANMRQVFFKIILPMLRPVILFGVTLSIIGNLQLFEQPFILTPDRTGGSGRAGLTTALYLYRTGFNWNMFGVGSAMAYILCVFIIILSLINSKIFQKR, translated from the coding sequence ATGAGATTGAGCAAAAAAGCAGCACCATATGTTTTTATTTCCCCATTTTATATACTTTTCTTTATCTTTGGTGCTTTTCCTATTATTTATTCCTTTTTCTTGAGTTTTCATATCTGGGATGGGATTAGTCCTAAAGAATTTGTTGGTTTTGAAAATTATATCTTTGTTTTAACAGATCCCTGGTTCTGGCAATCAGTCTGGAATAGTTTAGTTATTTTTATTTTAACTACGATTCCACAACATATTATTGCTTTATTTCTGGCATTTATTTTAAATTCTAATTTGGTAAAATTAAAGAATCTTTTTAGGTCTTCCTATTTTTTGCCTTATATCACTTCCTCGGTAGCTGTATCTATGGTATTTGGAATGTTATATGGTGAACATTTTGGGATATTAAATGCAATTTTAAAATATATGGAAAAGTTTTCCCTTATAGGGGCAATGTTTAATATTATCAACTTAAAACTACCTATTAGGTGGTTAGGTGAAGCAGCGTGGATAAAACCATCAATTGCCTTATTAGTAACCTGGCAGTTTACCGGCTGGAATATGATTATTTATTATGCTGGTTTACAGAATATACCTGAAAGTTTATATGAAGCAGCAAAAGTGGATGGGGCCAATATGAGGCAGGTCTTTTTTAAGATTATTCTACCAATGTTGAGACCGGTTATCCTCTTCGGAGTAACCTTATCTATTATTGGTAATCTTCAGCTCTTTGAGCAGCCATTCATTTTGACACCTGATAGGACGGGTGGTAGTGGACGGGCTGGTCTTACAACAGCTTTATATCTTTATCGAACTGGTTTTAACTGGAATATGTTCGGGGTCGGTAGTGCTATGGCTTATATTCTTTGTGTATTCATTATAATTTTATCATTAATTAACAGCAAAATATTCCAAAAAAGGTAG